Below is a genomic region from Desulfobacter sp..
TTGCCAGTATCATGGGGTTTGAAGCGGTGATTGATTCAGGACTTTTAGATAAGTTCAAACCCGAGCCGTTGTTTAGCCGAAAAAAAATCCTTGCCTTTGCCCAAGGCAACCCTTCGGACGCCTTTGGCCAGCCCTATGAGATCTTTGATGAAAAACGGCAGATCGCAAGACTGCCAAAACCCCCCTATTTTTTCATGGACAATGTGGTTCGTGCAGACCATACCCCATGGGAAATGAGACCCGGGGGCTGGATTGAAACCACCTATGAGATTCCTGATAATGAATGGTATTTTGCGGCCAATCGAAGTGATTGTCTTCCGTTTTGCATTCTTTTGGAAATCGCCCTTCAGCCCTGCGGGTGGCTTGCCGCCTATGCCGGTTCCGCCCTGCAAAGCAATGAGCGGCTACATTTTAGAAACCTGGGAGGACGGGCAACCTATCGTCGTAATTTAACCCGAACCTCGGGCCAGGTGATGGTCAGGGCAAAGATGACCGATGTATCCAAAGCCGGGGGCATGATTATCCAGGATTTTGAAATGGAAGTCTTAAATCAGGGCCAGGTGGTATACCAGGGTACAACCAATTTTGGTTTTTTTACCCAACAGGCCCTGTCCAACCAGGTAGGGATTCGGGAGAGCCGTTTTTTTGTCGACCTTCCGGCCCATACGGGGGGTCCTATCCCAAGGTTTAAAGATGATGCCCCTGTGACCCCGGCAGACATAGACTTGAGCCCGGATTCAGGCATGCCGTCCAAAGCACTGAGAATGATTGATTGTATTGATTATTTCGATCCCCAGGGCGGGGTGTATGAAAAAGGGTGTGTTCAGGCCGTAAAAAAGGTGGATGCCAATGAATGGTTTTTTGATGCCCATTTTTACCAGGACCCGGTATGTCCGGGCTCTTTAGGTGTTGAATCCTTTCTTCAGATGCTTCGTTTTGTTTTGATTGAAACTTATGAAATCGACCTGGAGGATTATGAGTCTGTGATACTGGAGGAAAATGCCCATGAATGGATATACCGGGGGCAGATTATTCCAGCCAATAAACAGGTTATAATCCAGGCCCATATCAAGGAAATCTCCCATGATAACACACATTATACGGTTGTTGCAGACGGCGCCCTCGGGGTGGACGGAATTTGCATCTATGAAATGAAAGATTTCGGGATTCAGTTTTCACCGGCAGTTAAAGAGAAGCGTTCTTCTAAGTCTAAAACCATGTCCCAGAACCGATAACGGTGGACGGGCCTTTTCAGGGGCCGCACCCATCTGATCCTTAAAGATGAAACAGCCTTTGGCATTAGGATTGCCAAAGGCTGTTTTTAACTGTCAGTTTCTGACCTTCAGGTTATGAAATATTTGGGTTAAATGTCGGCCAGGCGCTGGTCATACATGGATCCGATTCCGTACTCAGCCCTTCGCATGAACTTGTCCAAAGAGGGTCCGATGAGCTGCATTTCCGGGTTTTTTTTCTGGACATCCTGGGCAATGCGCATTTCTTTGGTGCACCCGGTGCTGTAAGTGGCATCCTTTCCAATCCATTCCGGGGGGACTTTTTTCTTCATCAGGGCAAAACTTTCTGCAATATCCTCTGAGGTCTGAAACCGCCAGATATCGATAAAACCGCTTCTTTGGACAATTTCCCACATATACATCAGATCGTCAGCATCCATGCCCGGCTCATAGTATAATGAGGGGTTGATGATGAACAGGTCCGATGCCTGGCCAAAGAGATGGTCAATAAAACAGCTCATGATTTTTTTGGCCACATCAATTTTGCCTGGAATGGATCCGATAATGCCGCTGTAAAACATAACTGTCATGTTTTTGGCTTTGGCTGATTTCATCTGGTCAATGATCCGGTCCGCTTTTTCTTCCAGGTCGGTGTGGGCAAAATTGATGAATTTAGGATGCCTGGGTTTGAAGGTGATGGAAAGATCTCCATCTGTTTTACTGATATTTATGATATCCCGGGTAAACTTAAAATGGGTGTCAATCAATCGTTTTTTTTGTTCCTCCCCCCTTGAGATCACGCAGTCCACCTCTTTAAAAATTCTGGAAAATGTGGTGGAGACCAGCAAAAGATTGAGGTTTTCCTGGGTGCCGTCCGAGACCACATAAAGATTTTCATCCTGCTTGAACCGCTGGACCAATTTGTTTTTGCTGATGGTTTTGTCATGGATAAAGTGGGCATTGCCAAGGGCCTTTGCCAGGGTGGGGTCGGTACGGATGTCGGTGAGGGATAGTTTTTTAAAAAAAGGGGTTTCCTTGACCGCTAAAACCACCACATGCCCCAGTTCTGCCAGGAATTTGGCAATGGAGATATCCACCACAGCATCTCCGGATCCATCGGTGATCCACAAAAATTTTGATTTGGGCTGGTGGACAAGGCCTAAAAGTTTTTTTAAACCGTTCCCTGTGATTTTTTTTCTGAACAAGGCGTTTATCTCGGACAAGGAGGGAACTTTGAATTTTGGGTCCTGCCAGAGGTGGCCGGATGCCAGCAGGCTGAGCAATCGCTTTAATTCAATCTCTTTTATTTTTTCCCTGAGTTCCGAAAGTCCTAACTCTTCCATATTGTCAATGCTGCCGTTGATATGGTTCAAGGCCTTTTTAAAGGTTTCTGAGGCCAGGAATCTGTGGGCTCTCTGGTTTTCTTTTTTTTTCCGGCCAGAATAGGGATCTTCAATGTGGGTCCTGCTTAAAAAGATTTTATACAATCGTTTTTCAAGGCGAGAGGGGATAAGCAAACGGCTTTCAACCTCATGGTCAAATTTGATTTTAATCAGGGCAGTTAAAAAATTTTTATCATAGTCTAAATCAATAAGATCATCCACCAGCTGGATTATTTTGTCATAGACCTCC
It encodes:
- a CDS encoding DUF89 family protein, with the translated sequence MAAAAHPNLSNGKNPDQDAWFTSFFLENHIDPFAYPTKVGTVEQVEFMVFPEKNERYYPCSDPMFSAIMSRKNTEFLKTRYKEVYDKIIQLVDDLIDLDYDKNFLTALIKIKFDHEVESRLLIPSRLEKRLYKIFLSRTHIEDPYSGRKKKENQRAHRFLASETFKKALNHINGSIDNMEELGLSELREKIKEIELKRLLSLLASGHLWQDPKFKVPSLSEINALFRKKITGNGLKKLLGLVHQPKSKFLWITDGSGDAVVDISIAKFLAELGHVVVLAVKETPFFKKLSLTDIRTDPTLAKALGNAHFIHDKTISKNKLVQRFKQDENLYVVSDGTQENLNLLLVSTTFSRIFKEVDCVISRGEEQKKRLIDTHFKFTRDIINISKTDGDLSITFKPRHPKFINFAHTDLEEKADRIIDQMKSAKAKNMTVMFYSGIIGSIPGKIDVAKKIMSCFIDHLFGQASDLFIINPSLYYEPGMDADDLMYMWEIVQRSGFIDIWRFQTSEDIAESFALMKKKVPPEWIGKDATYSTGCTKEMRIAQDVQKKNPEMQLIGPSLDKFMRRAEYGIGSMYDQRLADI